In one window of Henckelia pumila isolate YLH828 chromosome 1, ASM3356847v2, whole genome shotgun sequence DNA:
- the LOC140874458 gene encoding uncharacterized protein, translating to MVPVGALDGTFIKLTVPAQDRSRHRSRKGDLCTNVLGACDANLKFLYVLPGWERSASDARVLRDAMSRHNGLKVNINEYYLVDAGYTNGPGFLASFRATRYHLNEWRGNTPRNYKELFNLRHSSA from the exons ATGGTTCCCG TGGGAGCTTTAGATGGAACATTTATTAAACTCACAGTTCCCGCTCAAGATCGGAGTCGACATAGAAGTAGAAAAGGTGATTTGTGTACTAATGTCTTAGGAGCATGTGATGCTAACTTGAAATTTCTATATGTGCTACCTGGATGGGAGAGATCCGCTTCAGATGCTCGAGTACTACGTGATGCAATGAGTAGACATAATGGCTTAAAAGTTAATATCA ATGAATATTATCTTGTTGATGCTGGATATACAAATGGTCCTGGTTTTCTTGCATCTTTCAGAGCAACTCGTTATCATCTCAACGAGTGGAGAGGGAACACCCCAAGAAATTATAAAGAATTGTTCAATCTTCGACACTCTTCGGCGTGA
- the LOC140872221 gene encoding uncharacterized protein — translation MKFDIEKFIGKNDFALWRIKMKAILIQQGLGEALKTKEEMSTSLKDQEKIQNGKGIEDQIYEFIKILDDLKNVKVKLDDEDKALILLNALPKSYEDFKDAMLYGRDQSISLEEVKSTIQSKELQTKIQLTGVSLGEGLKELSRKKKKVFEKQNDKGEVALTSDEYDTAEALVVADNDTKNAWILDSGCTYHMCLVKSWFEQLTEIDQGMVLLGNDKSCKVKGIGTIRLQMHDGTNRLLKDVRFVQELKRNLIYLETLESNGYSFKSEAGMIKVFKGLLVVMKGKRGKPRVKFGQGKHTSSRPLEHIHSDLWGPSKTHTHGVKNCSIRLITSIVTQMDFELEQLDVKTSFLHGDLEETIFMEPPEGYHIPGGKSKAFLLKRFFYGRAGSYQNISLIIDDRLIASRSKAGIQKLKGELNSEFDMKDLGEAKKILGMKIQRNGKKGNLFLSQGDYIAKVLLRFNMQECKSITSPLGQHMKLSAEQSPTDDDQKKEMESIPYTSGVGIMLWCVAGLQHWGALKWILRHLKGSESIELLYQKQKDGQKSVEGCVDFDYAGNIDTRKSLTGYVFTMYGTA, via the exons ATGAAATTCGATATCGAAAAGTTTATCGGGAAGAACGACTTTGCTCTATGGAGAATCAAGATGAAGGCTATCTTGATTCAACAGGGTTTGGGAGAAGCTCTCAAAACTAAAGAGGAAATGTCTACTTCTTTGAAAGATCAAGAAAAG ATACAAAATGGCAAAGGCATTGAGGACCAAATTTATGAGTTTATCAAGATCTTGGACGATTTGAAAAATGTAAAAGTGAAACTTGACGATGAAGACAAGGCTCTCATACTGTTGAATGCTCTACCAAAGTCCTATGAAGACTTTAAGGATGCTATGTTGTAtggaagagatcaatctatcTCTTTGGAAGAAGTAAAATCAACCATTCAATCAAAGGAGTTGCAAACGAAGATTCAGCTCACTGGAGTGTCTCTGGGAGAAGGACTTAAG GAACTGtccagaaaaaaaaagaaagtgtTTGAAAAACAGAATGATAAGGGAGAAGTGGCTCTGACATCCGATGAATATGACACAGCAGAAGCTCTAGTAGTGGCAGACAATGATACGAAGAATGCTTGGATACTAGACTCAGGTTGTACCTATCACATGTGCCTAGTAAAGTCTTGGTTTGAACAATTGACAGAAATAGATCAGGGTATGGTATTATTAGGGAATGATAAGTCTTGTAAAGTCAAGGGTATTGGAACTATTAGGTTGCAAATGCATGATGGGACAAACAGATTGCTTAAGGATGTTAGATTTGTACAAGAACTAAAGAGGAATTTAATCTATCTAGAAACACTGGAATCAAATGGATATTCTTTTAAATCTGAAGCTGGGATGATCAAGGTTTTCAAGGGTTTGTTGGTAGTCATGAAAGGCAAGAGG GGAAAGCCAAGAGTTAAGTTTGGTCAAGGAAAACATACATCCTCAAGACCTTTAGAGCACATCCATTCAGATCTTTGGGGTCCCTCCAAAACTCACACTCATGGAG TGAAAAACTGCTCTATAAGGTTGATTACTTCTATAGTCACTCAAATGGATTTCGAGCTGGAACAACTTGATGTAAAAACATCTTTCCTTCATGGTGATTTAGAGGAGACTATTTTCATGGAACCTCCTGAGGGTTATCACATTCCAGGTGGTAAAAGTAAAGCTTTTTTGCTCAAACGGTTCTTTTATG GAAGAGCTGGATCATACCAAAACATATCTCTTATTATAGACGACAGGCTCATAGCAAGTAGAAGCAAGGCAGGAATTCAAAAGTTAAAGGGAGAATTGAATTCTGAATTTGACATGAAGGATCTTGGAGAGGCCAAGAAAATATTGGGGATGAAAATTCAAAGAAACGGGAAGAAAGGAAATCTATTTCTAAGCCAAGGAGATTATATTGCTAAGGTACTCTTGAGATTCAATATGCAAGAATGTAAATCTATCACCTCACCACTTGGACAACACATGAAGTTGTCAGCAGAACAATCTCCTACAGATGATGATCAGAAGAAGGAAATGGAATCCATACCTTATACAAGTGGAGTGGGTATCATGCTATGGTGTGTAGCAG GGTTACAACATTGGGGTGCTCTTAAGTGGATATTAAGGCACTTAAAGGGCTCAGAAAGCATTGAACTGTTGTACCAGAAGCAAAAAGATGGACAGAAATCGGTAGAAGGATGTGTTGATTTCGATTATGCTGGAAACATTGATACAAGAAAGTCATTAACCGGGTATGTGTTTACAATGTATGGGACTGCCTGA